Proteins encoded together in one Oceanobacillus iheyensis HTE831 window:
- a CDS encoding DNA ligase D: MEWMKPIASTEIPVGDEWIYEVKYDGFRCKLIWSVANKITLISKNKHNITKKFPEIIQWCENNYEFFKTALPLEFDGELVILNHRYQANFAQIQIRGRLQSTDRIEKKANLRPATLMVFDLTKLKGKKLYQSNLSLRKKYLDQLMQDIRGDGRIRCVESFTSVSKINEIVYAAKSEGVVAKRKKSIYQKGKQHQSWFKIKNWRLIHGILTAYNPSNGYFTVSVLENNQPVHIGKCKHGLEKDASQTVQKLFQEQGEFKDGIYYLPPAITSTIHTLDLYDEELREPEFKHITSSIAYSECTLDKLQLDMAQLPHSIDISNTDKYLWPNNYTKQDLLVYIREISPWMLPFLRQKALTIIRCPDGITKESFFQKNLPDYAPDFLSSTSAQENYIVCNHLRSIVWLANHGSIEYHIPFQRIGHVTPLEIVFDLDPPDREHFKLAVHAANLLKHILDELELVSFVKTSGNKGLQVYIPIREGSMTYDETFLFTEAIAKTLEKSYPNDFTTERMKKNRHNRLYIDYVQHGKDKTLIAPYSPRMTKEGTVSTPLYWNEVNNELDPTHFTIGNVINRVREIGCPFANYHDMHEQQPMKKMLRLVRG, encoded by the coding sequence ATGGAATGGATGAAGCCGATAGCAAGTACAGAAATTCCTGTTGGTGATGAGTGGATATACGAGGTGAAGTATGATGGGTTTCGTTGCAAATTAATATGGTCTGTAGCAAATAAAATAACCTTGATCAGTAAAAATAAGCATAATATCACAAAGAAATTTCCGGAAATTATTCAGTGGTGTGAAAATAATTATGAATTCTTCAAAACTGCATTACCACTCGAGTTCGATGGGGAACTAGTAATATTAAATCACCGGTACCAGGCGAATTTTGCTCAAATACAAATCCGTGGAAGATTACAAAGTACAGACCGAATTGAAAAAAAAGCAAATCTTAGACCTGCAACATTGATGGTATTCGATTTAACCAAACTAAAAGGAAAAAAATTATATCAAAGCAATCTATCTTTACGGAAGAAATACCTTGATCAACTCATGCAAGATATACGGGGAGATGGAAGAATTAGATGTGTCGAATCATTCACTTCAGTCTCAAAAATTAATGAAATTGTATATGCAGCTAAATCTGAAGGTGTCGTAGCTAAAAGAAAAAAAAGCATATACCAAAAGGGAAAACAACATCAAAGTTGGTTTAAGATTAAAAACTGGCGATTAATACATGGAATTCTAACAGCATATAACCCAAGTAACGGCTATTTCACAGTTAGTGTACTGGAAAATAATCAGCCTGTTCATATTGGAAAGTGTAAACACGGACTAGAAAAAGATGCTTCTCAAACCGTACAAAAGCTTTTCCAAGAACAAGGCGAGTTCAAGGATGGTATTTACTATCTACCTCCAGCAATTACGAGTACAATCCACACATTAGATTTATATGATGAGGAGCTACGAGAACCTGAATTTAAGCATATTACATCATCAATAGCTTATTCAGAATGCACATTGGATAAATTACAATTAGATATGGCACAACTTCCCCATTCAATTGACATATCTAATACAGATAAATACCTTTGGCCAAATAATTATACTAAACAGGATTTATTAGTTTACATTCGTGAAATATCACCTTGGATGTTACCTTTTTTACGGCAAAAAGCATTGACTATTATTCGCTGTCCAGATGGAATTACGAAGGAATCCTTTTTTCAAAAAAACTTGCCAGACTATGCCCCAGACTTTTTATCATCCACTTCTGCTCAAGAGAACTATATTGTATGTAATCATCTGAGAAGTATCGTCTGGTTAGCAAATCATGGTTCGATTGAATACCATATTCCCTTTCAACGGATTGGCCATGTTACACCTTTAGAAATTGTATTTGATTTGGATCCGCCCGATCGCGAGCATTTTAAATTAGCTGTACATGCTGCAAATCTCCTAAAGCATATATTAGATGAATTAGAGCTTGTATCGTTTGTGAAAACATCAGGAAATAAAGGACTACAAGTATATATACCAATCCGAGAAGGAAGCATGACTTACGATGAGACATTCCTATTTACAGAAGCTATCGCAAAAACGCTCGAAAAATCATATCCAAACGATTTCACAACCGAACGAATGAAAAAGAATCGACATAATCGACTTTATATCGATTATGTTCAACACGGGAAAGATAAAACATTGATTGCACCATATTCACCAAGAATGACGAAAGAAGGTACTGTATCAACACCACTATATTGGAATGAAGTAAATAACGAGTTAGATCCTACTCATTTTACAATTGGTAATGTTATCAATCGGGTGCGTGAGATCGGCTGCCCTTTTGCAAACTATCATGATATGCATGAACAGCAACCTATGAAAAAGATGCTCCGCTTAGTCCGTGGATAA
- a CDS encoding OsmC family protein, with amino-acid sequence MAQHHFYLKAEWPGGRNSQGTIDAGNLKTKISIPTEMDGPGIGSNPDEMLLGAAATCYVITLAAMIERAELPLSKMSLESEGIVDVTNGVFTYEKIIHKPFVDLKNEASDKQWNHVRKLVEKAETSCMISRAIQGNVQIELQPTFGK; translated from the coding sequence ATGGCACAGCATCATTTTTATTTAAAAGCAGAGTGGCCTGGCGGAAGAAATAGCCAGGGAACGATAGATGCAGGAAATTTAAAAACAAAAATCTCAATTCCGACAGAAATGGATGGACCAGGAATTGGTAGCAATCCAGATGAAATGTTATTAGGGGCGGCTGCTACTTGCTATGTGATTACACTGGCTGCAATGATTGAACGTGCAGAACTTCCTTTAAGTAAAATGTCTCTAGAATCAGAAGGTATTGTGGATGTGACCAACGGTGTATTTACATACGAAAAAATCATTCATAAACCTTTCGTAGATTTAAAAAATGAGGCAAGTGATAAACAATGGAATCATGTTAGAAAACTTGTAGAAAAAGCCGAAACTTCCTGTATGATTTCAAGAGCAATTCAAGGTAATGTACAAATAGAATTGCAACCAACTTTCGGTAAATAA
- a CDS encoding TerC family protein yields MGSELLLEYLWVLLVLIGLEGLLAADNALVLAIMVRHLPEKQRKRALFYGLAGAFVFRFASLFVISFLVDFWQVQALGAAYLLFISLKNLYDRFKKKKEPEEDLEIAEDAKESVAALANKEPEQASKKEFWLTVVKVEFADLAFAVDSILAAVALAVALPATGLGNIGSLDTGQFMVVFAGGMIGLIIMRFAANIFVEVLHKRPALEVAAFLIVGWVGVKLAVLVMANPDIGWLSEHFPHSTGWKVSFYIILVAIAVVGWFASSPKKNQEKELS; encoded by the coding sequence ATGGGTTCAGAATTATTATTAGAATATTTATGGGTCTTGCTGGTACTTATTGGTTTAGAAGGTTTATTAGCAGCTGATAATGCTTTAGTATTAGCAATTATGGTTCGACATCTTCCTGAAAAACAACGTAAAAGAGCATTATTTTATGGATTAGCAGGAGCGTTTGTTTTTAGGTTCGCTTCATTATTTGTAATATCATTCCTTGTTGATTTTTGGCAAGTGCAGGCTTTGGGCGCGGCCTATTTATTATTTATTTCGTTAAAGAATTTATATGATCGATTTAAGAAGAAAAAAGAACCAGAAGAGGATTTAGAAATAGCTGAAGACGCAAAAGAGTCTGTAGCTGCATTAGCAAATAAAGAACCTGAACAGGCATCCAAAAAAGAATTTTGGCTAACGGTAGTAAAAGTGGAATTTGCGGACTTAGCATTTGCAGTGGATTCAATCTTAGCTGCAGTAGCTCTAGCGGTGGCATTACCTGCTACTGGTTTAGGAAATATTGGCAGCTTAGATACGGGACAATTTATGGTTGTATTCGCAGGAGGTATGATTGGATTAATCATCATGCGATTCGCTGCAAATATTTTTGTGGAAGTACTTCATAAACGTCCGGCATTAGAAGTAGCTGCATTTTTAATTGTCGGCTGGGTAGGGGTGAAACTAGCAGTTCTTGTAATGGCAAACCCTGATATTGGCTGGCTTTCAGAACACTTCCCACATTCAACAGGTTGGAAAGTGAGTTTCTATATTATACTTGTTGCAATTGCCGTTGTTGGTTGGTTTGCTTCCAGTCCGAAGAAGAACCAAGAAAAAGAACTGTCTTAA
- a CDS encoding phospho-sugar mutase, with product MQNWEKMFEKWNMFTALDDSLKINLNKLKNDRSALEDAFYQELSFGTAGMRGILGAGTNRMNIYTIRKAVNGLADYLLTNYNDAKNRGIVIAYDSRYMSKEFAIESAKVLGYYGIHTYVFESLRPTPLLSFAVRHLNTVAGIMITASHNPPEYNGFKVYNEHGAQIVPAEAKLIVESIQQTKDELTVPILEQSQVEEQEKLTWLNDEVDQAYLERLYEITQLSLEDKQSEKDIQIVFTPLHGTALDLVTKGLKQLQFSKIAVVEEQAQPDPEFSTVESPNPEEHQAFSKAINLGKQTNADILLGTDPDADRLGVAVKNSEGEYQVLSGNQLGVLLFDYIVKHIDKSKSVKPRMIKTVVTTELGRAIAEANQVESIDTLTGFKYIGEKINHYDTTGETFLFGFEESYGYLISDFVRDKDAVQAAMMATEMAYYWKQQGKTLFDALDVLYEKYGYYLEGMTSLTLKGQEGSQQMEEILTSIREKPFAEIGGMKVIAIEDYSSSVRTLTLEDKQETIILPKENMIKYLLEDDGWVCFRPSGTEPKIKYYYGVRGTNAEDSEQRLLGLKESLEQRVNRIID from the coding sequence GTGCAAAACTGGGAAAAAATGTTTGAAAAGTGGAATATGTTTACAGCGTTAGATGATTCTCTGAAAATAAATTTAAATAAACTAAAGAATGATAGAAGTGCGTTGGAAGATGCTTTTTATCAAGAACTATCTTTTGGTACAGCAGGCATGCGAGGGATTCTTGGAGCAGGAACAAATCGGATGAACATTTATACCATAAGAAAAGCAGTTAATGGATTGGCTGATTATTTGTTAACGAACTATAATGATGCAAAAAATAGAGGGATTGTCATTGCCTATGATTCTCGGTATATGTCTAAAGAATTTGCAATTGAATCCGCGAAGGTATTAGGATACTACGGTATACATACATATGTATTTGAATCATTGCGCCCGACTCCTTTGCTATCATTTGCAGTCCGACATCTGAATACTGTAGCAGGTATTATGATAACCGCTAGTCATAATCCGCCAGAATATAATGGATTTAAAGTTTATAATGAACATGGAGCTCAGATTGTCCCAGCTGAAGCGAAGTTAATTGTGGAATCCATACAGCAAACAAAAGACGAACTAACTGTACCGATATTAGAACAATCGCAAGTCGAAGAACAAGAGAAGTTAACCTGGTTAAATGATGAAGTAGATCAAGCTTATTTAGAAAGATTATACGAAATAACTCAACTTTCATTGGAAGATAAGCAAAGTGAAAAGGATATACAGATTGTATTTACACCATTACACGGTACTGCTCTTGATTTAGTAACAAAAGGACTTAAGCAACTTCAATTCTCTAAGATTGCAGTGGTGGAAGAACAAGCTCAACCCGATCCTGAGTTTTCAACAGTAGAATCCCCAAATCCAGAAGAACATCAAGCATTTTCTAAAGCAATTAATTTAGGAAAGCAAACAAATGCAGATATTTTATTAGGTACAGATCCAGATGCAGATCGATTAGGTGTAGCAGTGAAAAATTCAGAAGGTGAATATCAAGTGCTATCTGGAAATCAACTTGGTGTATTGTTATTTGATTATATTGTTAAACACATCGATAAGTCTAAATCTGTGAAACCTCGTATGATTAAAACAGTGGTAACGACAGAGTTAGGACGTGCGATTGCAGAAGCAAATCAAGTAGAGTCAATTGATACGTTAACGGGCTTTAAATATATTGGAGAAAAAATAAATCATTACGATACGACAGGTGAAACTTTCTTATTCGGATTTGAAGAAAGCTACGGTTATTTAATCAGTGATTTTGTACGTGATAAAGATGCTGTTCAGGCGGCCATGATGGCCACGGAAATGGCATACTATTGGAAGCAGCAAGGAAAAACATTATTTGATGCATTGGATGTATTATATGAAAAATATGGCTATTATTTAGAAGGAATGACTTCTTTAACCTTGAAAGGGCAAGAAGGTTCACAACAAATGGAGGAGATCTTAACCTCTATTAGGGAGAAACCTTTTGCTGAGATTGGTGGAATGAAGGTAATTGCTATCGAGGACTATTCTTCTTCTGTTCGTACTTTAACATTAGAGGATAAGCAGGAAACTATTATTCTGCCAAAGGAAAATATGATTAAGTATTTGTTAGAAGATGACGGTTGGGTATGTTTCCGACCATCTGGTACAGAACCGAAAATCAAATATTATTATGGTGTACGTGGAACAAACGCAGAAGATAGTGAGCAGCGTTTACTTGGGCTTAAAGAATCGTTAGAACAGCGAGTTAATCGTATTATTGATTAA
- a CDS encoding AI-2E family transporter, giving the protein MSQKRWFQVLMFFILLFLLILLISQTSFIFTPLLQLIGAVALPIIGAGILYYLTKPVMNFLVKRKVPKILSIIIVFLLIISVIALFVLFIWPIARDQANRLIESVPGMIKMVEDFISYWQQNYSSIPDQVISAINDFAQDIPAYLENATSNIFGFLGAFIGQLVSIVLGVILIPFFLFFMLKDGNKLVPFITQLFDEKKAKNLQNLLSKIDKVLTSFIQGQLLVSLAVGILLLIGYLIIGLQYSVILALFGMLMNVIPFLGPYIAVIPALLVGAFQDPMNIFWVAIIMLVAQQIESTLISPNVMGQVLNLHPLTVITVILAAGSIAGFIGILFAVPIYAIIRTIAIHFYQTYVKSKKDKEDALI; this is encoded by the coding sequence ATGTCGCAAAAGCGATGGTTTCAAGTGTTAATGTTCTTTATACTCTTATTTCTGCTAATTCTTTTAATTTCACAAACAAGTTTTATTTTCACTCCTTTACTGCAATTAATTGGGGCAGTAGCACTTCCGATTATTGGTGCGGGGATTTTATATTACCTTACCAAACCTGTAATGAACTTTTTAGTGAAGCGAAAAGTACCTAAAATTCTATCCATTATTATCGTGTTTCTGTTAATTATTTCTGTGATCGCGTTGTTTGTTCTATTCATTTGGCCAATCGCTCGTGATCAAGCCAACCGATTAATCGAAAGCGTTCCAGGAATGATTAAAATGGTTGAAGATTTTATCTCCTATTGGCAACAAAATTACTCCAGTATTCCTGATCAAGTAATTTCTGCTATTAATGATTTTGCACAAGATATTCCTGCATATTTAGAAAATGCAACAAGTAATATATTTGGATTCTTGGGAGCATTTATCGGACAGCTTGTCAGCATTGTACTCGGTGTAATTCTTATTCCTTTTTTCTTATTCTTTATGTTAAAAGATGGGAATAAATTAGTTCCATTTATCACTCAATTATTTGATGAAAAGAAAGCGAAAAACCTTCAAAACTTACTTAGTAAAATAGATAAAGTGTTAACATCGTTTATTCAAGGACAATTACTGGTGAGTTTAGCTGTAGGTATCTTACTATTAATTGGTTATCTAATTATAGGATTGCAATATTCAGTTATCCTTGCATTATTTGGAATGTTGATGAATGTTATTCCATTTTTAGGACCATACATTGCTGTAATACCAGCTCTTCTCGTTGGGGCATTCCAAGACCCGATGAACATTTTCTGGGTAGCAATAATTATGTTGGTCGCTCAACAAATTGAAAGTACATTAATCTCTCCAAATGTGATGGGGCAAGTATTAAATTTACATCCACTTACTGTTATAACTGTTATATTAGCAGCTGGAAGTATTGCAGGCTTTATTGGTATACTGTTTGCTGTACCAATTTATGCGATAATTAGAACTATAGCTATTCACTTTTATCAAACTTATGTAAAATCCAAAAAAGATAAAGAAGATGCACTTATTTAG
- a CDS encoding SE1832 family protein, producing the protein MKTRQELEAKLDELKSDYVRIQSDLDKLEYVKGRVSSAEGQLIRLEGEIAEVNRQLDELPTN; encoded by the coding sequence TTGAAAACTCGTCAAGAACTTGAGGCAAAGCTAGATGAATTAAAATCCGACTATGTACGCATTCAAAGTGATTTGGATAAGTTAGAGTATGTTAAAGGAAGAGTATCCTCAGCAGAAGGACAATTAATCCGTTTAGAAGGGGAAATTGCTGAGGTTAATCGTCAACTGGATGAACTTCCTACTAATTAA
- a CDS encoding cation:proton antiporter — protein sequence MVPSLLFEIMLIGVLGVASQWIAWRFRLPAIVVMSVTGLAIGPVFGVINPEEDFGALYSPFISAAVAIILFEGSLNLSFKELRGIGRPVFRISTIGAFIAWILGSLTAHYIAGLSWAVAFVIGGLFVVTGPTVIMPLLRQAKLKARPAKILKWEGIIVDPIGALLAVFAFEIITFLTASNPDAMQLILFFAASLFAVFIGYVLGKGLGWMFEMGHIPEFLKSPAIVVVVLLCFTLADEVMHETGLLSVTAMGITLANMGISSISDMRHFKENISVLLISTIFIMLTASLDRETIMQIFSPNIILYVLLMMFAVRPLSIFLSTIGTGLSLNEKTLLGWIAPRGIVALTVSGYFANVLSDAGYEDASILTALTFALVIFTVVAHGFSIGWLSKKLGLSNEGNPGALIVGSNPFTIELAKSLGEAKYPAIIVSSSWEDLALARNAGLHVYHGSMLSEQTEQHLDTIPYEYLLTVTHDHAYNSLICTTFMPEYGRTNVFKVSPYTNFEDGYSTGVVSKVGGRILFDKKFSLEELVEKVEDGFTIRQTTLSEKFTFDHYKEKKDPETVFLFLIKPSGQLKFFSEEMRTIPVSGDVIVSLTKPNNE from the coding sequence ATGGTTCCTTCTCTATTATTTGAAATAATGTTAATCGGAGTGCTTGGAGTGGCATCTCAATGGATTGCATGGCGCTTTCGATTACCAGCCATCGTCGTAATGTCGGTTACAGGGTTAGCAATCGGTCCTGTCTTTGGAGTTATTAATCCAGAAGAGGATTTCGGGGCACTTTATAGTCCATTTATCTCAGCGGCAGTAGCAATTATACTATTTGAAGGTAGTTTGAATTTAAGCTTTAAGGAGTTACGTGGAATAGGAAGGCCTGTATTTCGGATATCAACGATTGGAGCCTTTATTGCATGGATATTAGGGTCGTTAACGGCTCATTATATAGCTGGACTATCTTGGGCAGTAGCGTTTGTTATTGGTGGTTTATTTGTTGTTACAGGTCCAACTGTAATAATGCCACTACTTCGTCAAGCCAAATTGAAGGCTCGTCCTGCCAAAATTTTAAAATGGGAAGGGATTATTGTAGACCCGATTGGAGCACTTCTAGCGGTGTTTGCATTTGAAATTATCACCTTTTTAACGGCATCAAATCCAGATGCAATGCAATTAATACTATTTTTCGCAGCTTCGTTGTTTGCAGTATTCATCGGCTATGTTCTTGGTAAAGGACTTGGTTGGATGTTTGAAATGGGACATATACCTGAATTTTTAAAGTCCCCAGCCATTGTAGTTGTCGTTCTATTATGTTTTACACTTGCAGATGAAGTAATGCATGAAACAGGACTACTATCGGTAACAGCAATGGGTATTACCCTAGCTAATATGGGAATAAGTTCTATTTCTGATATGCGTCATTTTAAAGAGAATATTTCAGTATTGCTTATTTCCACAATATTTATAATGTTAACTGCTTCTTTAGATAGAGAAACGATCATGCAAATATTTAGCCCAAATATTATTTTATATGTGCTTCTTATGATGTTTGCAGTTCGTCCATTGTCTATATTCTTATCGACAATTGGAACTGGCCTAAGCTTAAATGAAAAGACATTACTTGGTTGGATTGCACCACGTGGAATTGTTGCATTAACGGTTTCAGGTTATTTCGCAAATGTGTTAAGTGACGCAGGATATGAGGATGCTTCTATTTTAACAGCTCTTACATTTGCGCTTGTTATATTTACCGTAGTGGCACATGGATTTTCTATTGGTTGGTTATCAAAGAAATTGGGATTGTCTAACGAAGGTAATCCAGGAGCATTAATAGTTGGCAGTAATCCATTTACTATTGAACTTGCCAAATCACTAGGAGAAGCAAAATACCCAGCAATCATTGTAAGTTCTTCATGGGAAGATCTAGCATTAGCTCGAAATGCCGGATTGCATGTTTATCACGGTAGTATGCTATCAGAACAAACAGAGCAACATCTTGATACGATACCTTATGAGTATTTACTAACCGTAACACATGATCATGCCTATAATTCTCTTATCTGTACAACGTTTATGCCGGAGTATGGAAGGACAAATGTATTTAAAGTCAGTCCTTATACGAACTTTGAAGATGGTTACTCTACTGGAGTAGTTTCAAAAGTAGGCGGACGTATTTTATTTGATAAAAAGTTCTCCTTGGAAGAACTCGTCGAAAAAGTAGAGGATGGATTTACGATAAGACAGACGACATTGAGTGAAAAATTTACGTTTGATCATTATAAGGAAAAGAAAGATCCAGAAACGGTATTCTTATTTTTAATCAAGCCTTCTGGACAGCTTAAATTCTTCTCTGAAGAAATGCGTACTATTCCAGTGTCAGGAGATGTGATCGTTAGCTTAACAAAGCCGAATAATGAGTAA
- the recQ gene encoding DNA helicase RecQ, producing MQEQVQLLEKYFGYQQFRPGQEAAISSTIKHQNTLAIMPTGGGKSICYQIPGLSMNGTSIIISPLISLMKDQVDALEALGISATYINSSITTQEQNKRLYGMQSGKYDFVYVAPERFESDFFIQAIKRTYLSLIAFDEAHCISQWGHDFRPSYRSIIPNITRLPHIPVLMALTATATKEVIRDIQQLLHISDEHTVHTGFERKNLSFHLIKGKNKQDYIRSYLKEHQDESGIIYAATRKQVDSIYELLQKAGYSVSKYHAGLSEQERQEEQMSFIHDKTTIMVATNAFGMGIDKSNVRYVIHYAMPMNIESYYQEAGRAGRDGESSDCILLYSPQDVQLQKFLIEQSDMEEEAQQKEYKKLQSMTNYCHTHSCLNRYILDYFQSEQDNASHTCDRCSNCTERKEKLNITEEAQMILSCVKRLEERFGVSITSKVLKGSKDKKIMGFRLQKLSTYGIMAKYTEKQITEQIHFLIAENLLSIEEGKFPLLKLNKNSVEVLKGTRKVTMFSSPIPTSETVDYNTSLFELLRSKRKELAQELELPPYVLFSDTSLKDMARYFPDTKEDMLAIKGVGEKKWDQYGEGFLEIITDWKEKNPTIKQPIPINRTKRTEQISKDDRPSHIISHQLFYSGKTIPEIASIRELSEMTVETHLFKAGKEGHPLSWSFFLSDKEEQLILSTYEKIGESKLKPIREALPEELSYTKIKAALVKNDLFQV from the coding sequence ATGCAAGAACAAGTGCAACTATTAGAAAAATATTTCGGCTATCAACAATTTCGCCCTGGTCAAGAAGCAGCAATTTCCTCCACGATAAAGCATCAAAACACTTTAGCAATCATGCCAACCGGTGGTGGGAAATCAATATGTTATCAAATACCAGGATTATCAATGAATGGTACTTCCATCATCATATCTCCACTTATCTCCCTAATGAAAGATCAAGTGGATGCTTTAGAAGCTCTAGGAATTTCTGCAACTTACATCAATAGTTCGATAACCACCCAAGAACAAAACAAACGCCTATACGGTATGCAGTCAGGCAAATATGATTTTGTTTATGTTGCTCCGGAAAGATTTGAATCTGACTTTTTTATACAAGCAATTAAACGAACGTATCTTTCATTAATTGCATTTGATGAAGCACATTGTATATCCCAATGGGGACATGATTTTAGACCTAGTTATCGTTCCATTATTCCAAATATCACACGTTTGCCACATATACCTGTGTTGATGGCATTAACTGCTACGGCAACAAAGGAAGTTATTCGTGATATCCAACAGCTTTTGCATATATCCGATGAACATACTGTACATACAGGATTCGAACGAAAAAATCTATCCTTCCATCTAATTAAAGGAAAAAATAAACAAGATTATATTCGTTCCTATTTGAAAGAACACCAGGATGAATCCGGAATTATATATGCGGCTACCCGCAAACAAGTAGATAGTATCTATGAATTATTACAAAAAGCAGGTTATAGTGTATCCAAGTACCATGCTGGATTATCCGAACAAGAACGACAAGAAGAACAGATGTCATTTATTCATGATAAGACTACGATAATGGTTGCGACAAATGCATTTGGTATGGGTATCGATAAATCTAATGTACGTTATGTCATCCACTACGCTATGCCAATGAACATAGAATCTTATTACCAAGAAGCTGGTAGGGCTGGTAGAGATGGAGAATCAAGTGATTGTATTTTGCTTTATTCTCCACAGGATGTACAATTACAAAAATTTTTAATAGAACAATCCGATATGGAAGAAGAAGCACAACAAAAGGAATATAAGAAGCTACAGTCCATGACGAATTATTGTCATACACATAGTTGCTTAAACCGGTATATTTTAGATTATTTCCAGTCTGAGCAAGATAATGCATCACATACTTGTGATCGTTGTAGTAATTGTACGGAGAGGAAAGAAAAACTCAATATAACAGAAGAAGCACAGATGATTCTTTCGTGTGTAAAACGGTTAGAAGAACGATTCGGAGTTAGTATCACTTCGAAAGTATTGAAAGGATCTAAAGACAAAAAAATCATGGGATTTCGGCTTCAAAAACTTAGTACTTATGGAATTATGGCTAAATATACAGAAAAACAAATAACGGAACAAATTCACTTTTTAATCGCGGAGAACCTTTTATCCATAGAGGAAGGGAAATTCCCTTTATTAAAACTAAACAAAAACTCTGTTGAGGTGCTGAAAGGAACACGTAAGGTTACCATGTTCTCCAGTCCCATCCCTACTAGTGAAACTGTCGATTATAACACATCATTATTTGAGCTATTACGTAGTAAACGGAAGGAACTTGCCCAAGAACTCGAACTACCACCATATGTATTATTCTCCGATACCTCTTTAAAAGATATGGCAAGATATTTTCCTGATACTAAAGAAGACATGTTAGCTATAAAAGGGGTTGGAGAGAAAAAGTGGGATCAATATGGTGAGGGTTTCTTAGAAATTATTACTGACTGGAAAGAAAAGAATCCTACTATAAAGCAACCAATTCCTATTAACCGTACGAAGAGAACTGAACAAATATCAAAAGATGATCGCCCATCTCATATTATCAGCCACCAATTATTTTACAGTGGTAAAACGATTCCTGAAATTGCATCTATTCGTGAACTATCAGAAATGACGGTAGAGACACATTTATTTAAAGCAGGTAAAGAAGGTCATCCCTTATCATGGAGTTTTTTCCTTTCTGATAAGGAAGAGCAACTCATACTTTCAACGTATGAGAAAATAGGAGAATCTAAGTTAAAACCTATTAGAGAGGCACTACCTGAAGAATTGAGTTATACGAAAATCAAAGCTGCACTCGTTAAAAATGACTTGTTTCAAGTGTGA